The Neurospora crassa OR74A linkage group IV, whole genome shotgun sequence genome has a segment encoding these proteins:
- a CDS encoding electron transfer flavoprotein alpha-subunit, protein MLSAGARAFSALTRPRFTTASTTLRSPAALRRLLSALAVLEQRDGKLNPGSLSAVTAAQKLGGPIHAFIASSNVKAVAEEAAKVEGVEKVIVVENGAYDKGLPENYAPLLVENIKKGGYTHILASATAFGKNLMPRVAALLDSQQISDVTAVESENTFVRPIYAGNAIATVESTDPIKIITVRGTAFAPAAVGSGSAAVEDGVDPKAESTTEWVSEDLAKSDRPDLSTAEKVVSGGRGLKSKEEFDKIMLPLADSLGAAIGASRAAVDSGYADNSLQVGQTGKVVAPQLYLAVGISGAIQHLAGMKDSKVIAAINKDPEAPIFQVADVGLVGDLFEKVPELTEKLKSA, encoded by the exons ATGCTGTCGGCCGGTGCTCGGGCGTTCTCGGCCCTGACTCGTCCCCGgttcaccaccgcctccacTACCCTCAGATCCCCCGCCGCGCTCCGCAGGTTACTGTCCGCCCTCGCCGTCCTCGAGCAAAGAGATGGCAAGCTCAACCCGGGATCCCTCAGCGCCGTTACCGCGGCCCAGAAGCTCGGTGGTCCCATCCATGCTTTCATCGCCAGCAGCAATGTGAAGGCCGTTGCCGAGGAGGCGGCCAAGGTTGAGGGTGTCGAGAAGGTCATTGTCGTCGAAAACGGCGCCTACGACAAG GGCCTCCCCGAGAACTACGCTCCTCTCCTGGTTGAGAACATCAAGAAGGGCGGTTACACCCATATCCTCGCCAGCGCGACGGCTTTCGGCAAGAACCTGATGCCCCGCGTCGCCGCTCTCCTCGACAGCCAGCAGATCTCTGATGTCACCGCCGTCGAGTCCGAGAACACCTTTGTGCGCCCCATCTACGCCGGTAACGCCATTGCGACCGTCGAGTCCACCGACCCCATCAAGATCATCACCGTCCGCGGTACCGCTTTCGCCCCTGCCGCTGTCGGTTCCGGCTCTGCTGCCGTCGAGGACGGTGTCGACCCCAAGGCTGAGAGCACCACTGAGTGGGTTTCCGAGGACCTTGCCAAGTCGGATCGCCCTGATCTCTCGACCGCCGAGAAGGTTGTCTCTGGTGGCCGCGGTCTCAAGTCCAAGGAGGAGTTCGACAAGATCATGCTCCCCCTTGCTGATTCTCTCGGCGCAGCCATTGGTGCTTCCCGTGCGGCCGTCGACAGCGGTTATGCCGACAACAGCTTGCAGGTCGGCCAGACCGGCAAGGTCGTTGCTCCTCAGCTCTACCTCGCTGTTGGTATCTCTGGTGCCATCCAGCACTTGGCGGGTATGAAGGACAGCAAGGTCATTGCTGCCATTAACAAGGACCCCGAGGCACCCATCTTCCAGGTGGCAGACGTTGGCTTGGTTGGTGATTTGTTCGAAAAGGTGCCTGAGCTTACTGAGAAGCTCAAAAGCGCGTAG
- a CDS encoding NADPH-adrenodoxin reductase Arh1, whose translation MTFVARVKPGALGLRGRWPSQVHAPRRMYSQHPAHHTSPEHPLRVAVIGSGPAGFYTTYKLMAKIQGTKVDMYESLPVPFGLVRFGVAPDHPEVKNCQEKFEEVASSPDFRFIGNVSVGTKSDHPDGLTVPLASLFRHYNAIIFAYGAAQDRKLGIPGEDQLKGVYSAREFVGWYNGLPQHANLNPDLTQGEEAVVIGQGNVALDVARMLLEDVDVLRKTDIAAHALETLSQSRVKRVHVVGRRGPMQAAFTIKEVRELMKLSNVSFHPVDTSLLPPDLKSLPRAPRRLMEMLAKGTTAISQSPSETAKSWSLDFCLTPKAFSPSSSSSTPTSTQLASTTFERTTLSPSPFDPNAYALPTGETLTLPSSIAFRSIGYKSTPLPEFSDINIPFDERRGIISNDGRGRVQHEERTRGAEMSHGSFPGLYCAGWVKTGPTGVIASTMENAFATADAIIEDWVSRTPFLNADRNVHGWEGVKSEVLKSGDDKRVVDWQGWRRIDEAERDRGRETGRSREKFTRTGEMLNVLG comes from the exons ATGACTTTTGTCGCGCGGGTAAAGCCCGGGGCACTTGGGTTGCGCGGAAGATGGCCATCGCAAGTACATGCGCCGCGCCGAATGTACTCTCAGCATCCGGCTCACCATACCAGTCCTGAACATCCCCTCCGGGTCGCCGTCATTGGTTCCGGCCCGGCCGGCTTTTATACCACTTACAAGCTTATGGCCAAGATCCAGGGGACAAAGGTGGACATGTACGAGTCTCTACCGGTGCCCTTCGGCCTCGTGAGATTTGGTGTTGCTCCGGATCACCCTGAAGTCAAG AACTGTCAAGAAAAGTTTGAAGAAGTTGCCTCATCCCCAGATTTCAGATTCATTGGAAATGTCTCCGTCGGCACCAAGTCCGACCACCCCGACGGCCTCACTGTACCTCTCGCCAGTCTCTTCCGGCACTATAACGCCATCATCTTTGCCTACGGCGCCGCTCAGGACCGTAAGCTCGGCATCCCCGGCGAGGACCAGTTAAAGGGCGTCTACTCCGCCCGCGAGTTCGTCGGCTGGTACAACGGCCTTCCTCAGCACGCCAACCTCAACCCGGATCTCACCCAAGGCGAGGAAGCCGTCGTTATCGGCCAAGGCAACGTAGCTTTGGACGTGGCCCGCATGCTCCTCGAAGACGTTGACGTCCTTCGCAAGACCGACATCGCCGCACACGCCCTCGAAACCCTCTCCCAGAGCCGGGTAAAGCGGGTCCATGTCGTCGGCAGAAGAGGACCTATGCAAGCGGCCTTCACCATCAAGGAGGTCCGCGAACTAATGAAGCTTTCCAACGTGTCCTTCCACCCCGTCgacacctccctcctcccaccCGACCTGAAGTCCCTTCCCCGCGCACCACGCCGGCTGATGGAGATGCTAGCCAAGGGCACCACGGCCATTTCGCAATCACCCTCTGAAACCGCCAAGTCGTGGTCTCTCGACTTTTGCCTAACACCCAAGGccttctccccttcttcttcttcttccactcccACATCAACCCAACTAGCATCGACAACCTTTGAACGTACCACCCTCTCACCATCCCCCTTCGACCCCAACGCTTACGCCCTACCCACTGGCGAGACCCTCACCCTCCCTTCGTCGATAGCCTTCCGATCCATCGGGTACAAATCCACTCCTCTGCCTGAGTTCTCAGACATCAACATCCCCTTTGACGAGCGCCGAGGGATCATCAGCAATGACGGCCGTGGCCGCGTGCAGCACGAGGAGCGCACCCGCGGGGCGGAGATGTCGCATGGTAGTTTTCCCGGGCTGTACTGCGCGGGGTGGGTCAAGACAGGTCCGACGGGAGTGATTGCTTCGACGATGGAGAACGCATTTGCTACGGCTGATGCGATCATTGAGGATTGGGTGAGCAGGACGCCATTTTTGAATGCGGATCGGAACGTGCATGGGTGGGAAGGGGTGAAGAGTGAAGTGCTAAAGAGTGGGGATGACAAGAGGGTGGTTGATTGGcagggttggaggaggattgACGAGGCGGAGAGGGATCGGGGGAGGGAAACGGGGAGGTCGAGGGAGAAGTTCACGAGGACGGGGGAGATGCTGAACGTTCTAGGGTAA
- a CDS encoding PfkB family carbohydrate kinase, variant: MTDNNGNPEVPGQSPDDVDKASDESSEWQDINDTPSIIDFVTLGMFIIDEIEYPPPRPPSTNVLGGAGSYSALGARLFSPAPDLSRTVGWIVDQGSDFPQAITDLITGWSTSAVFRHDPTRLTTRGWNGYVGSSERREFKYTTPKKRLTAADLVGTPLLKAKAVHMVCSPNRCKELVEEIITLRKREARLAAAAASNKNNNNNDNDDDCDDVDDDTNDPNAYTRPLIIWEPVPDLCTPFELLNCTNALPLVDICSPNHAELAGFMGTDGLDPETGEISVEQVERNCEQLLASMPLTTYTLVVRAGEKGCYVAKNGGRRRKQPPMKRGKKKKMKVGLDARNFHGGLQHDTDMMSLFAGLLQDMEDRNNEDDPFGRFDVEEGIEVDSGIERWLPAYHTDATKVVDPTGGGNTFLGGLAVALARGKSIEEACAWGSVAASFAIEQVGVPELGMDVEGRETWNGERVEERLSGYLERVGLL, from the exons ATGACAGACAATAACGGCAACCCGGAAGTGCCCGGCCAAAGTCCAGACGATGTTGACAAAGCCTCGGATGAGAGCTCAGAATGGCAAGATATCAACGACACTCCCTCAATAATAGACTTTGTCACCCTCGGCATGTTCATCATCG ATGAAATCGAATACCCTCCGCCCCGTCCTCCATCAACCAACGTCTTAGGAGGCGCCGGCTCCTACTCCGCCCTCGGCGCCCGCCTCTTCTCTCCAGCTCCGGACCTCTCCCGCACCGTGGGCTGGATCGTCGATCAGGGCTCCGACTTCCCCCAGGCCATCACCGATCTCATCACCGGCTGGTCCACCTCGGCCGTCTTCCGCCATGACCCCACCCGGCTCACCACCCGCGGCTGGAACGGCTACGTCGGCTCCTCGGAGCGCCGCGAATTCAAGTACACCACTCCCAAGAAACGACTGACGGCCGCCGACCTGGTCGGAACCCCCTTGTTGAAGGCTAAAGCCGTGCACATGGTCTGCAGTCCCAACCGCTGCAAagagttggtggaggagatcaTCACCCTTCGCAAGCGCGAAGCCCgacttgctgctgctgccgcctccaacaagaacaacaacaataacgacaacgacgacgattgcgacgatgttgatgacgacACCAACGACCCCAACGCCTACACCCGCCCCTTAATCATCTGGGAACCAGTCCCCGATCTCTGCACCCCCTTCGAGTTACTAAACTGCACCAACGCCCTCCCACTGGTCGACATCTGCAGCCCCAACCACGCCGAGCTAGCCGGGTTCATGGGCACCGACGGCCTCGACCCGGAAACGGGCGAGATCAGCGTCGAGCAAGTAGAGCGCAACTGCGAACAGCTGCTGGCCAGCATGCCGCTGACGACGTACACGCTGGTGGTCAGGGCCGGGGAGAAGGGCTGCTATGTTGCCAAGAATGGGGGGCGAAGGAGGAAACAGCCACCTatgaaaaggggaaagaagaagaagatgaaggtaGGGCTGGACGCCCGAAACTTCCACGGCGGTCTACAGCACGACACAGACATGATGTCTCTCTTTGCCGGACTTTTGCAAGATATGGAAGACCGGAACAACGAGGATGACCCGTTCGGTCGTTTCGATGTCGAGGAGGGGATCGAGGTCGATTCGGGGATCGAGAGGTGGCTGCCCGCTTACCACACGGACGCCACAAAGGTCGTCGATCCCACGGGAGGTGGGAACACGTTCCTGGGTGGGTTGGCGGTGGCGTTGGCGAGGGGAAAGAGCATCGAGGAGGCGTGTGCGTGGGGCAGCGTGGCAGCAAGTTTTGCCATTGAGCAGGTGGGAGTACCGGAGCTGGGGATGGATGTGGAGGGGAGAGAGACGTGGAATGGGGagagggtggaggagaggttgAGTGGGTATCTGGAGAGGGTCGGATTGTTGTGA
- a CDS encoding PfkB family carbohydrate kinase, with translation MTDNNGNPEVPGQSPDDVDKASDESSEWQDINDTPSIIDFVTLGMFIIGKCPGTTIRHQLSTPSDEIEYPPPRPPSTNVLGGAGSYSALGARLFSPAPDLSRTVGWIVDQGSDFPQAITDLITGWSTSAVFRHDPTRLTTRGWNGYVGSSERREFKYTTPKKRLTAADLVGTPLLKAKAVHMVCSPNRCKELVEEIITLRKREARLAAAAASNKNNNNNDNDDDCDDVDDDTNDPNAYTRPLIIWEPVPDLCTPFELLNCTNALPLVDICSPNHAELAGFMGTDGLDPETGEISVEQVERNCEQLLASMPLTTYTLVVRAGEKGCYVAKNGGRRRKQPPMKRGKKKKMKVGLDARNFHGGLQHDTDMMSLFAGLLQDMEDRNNEDDPFGRFDVEEGIEVDSGIERWLPAYHTDATKVVDPTGGGNTFLGGLAVALARGKSIEEACAWGSVAASFAIEQVGVPELGMDVEGRETWNGERVEERLSGYLERVGLL, from the coding sequence ATGACAGACAATAACGGCAACCCGGAAGTGCCCGGCCAAAGTCCAGACGATGTTGACAAAGCCTCGGATGAGAGCTCAGAATGGCAAGATATCAACGACACTCCCTCAATAATAGACTTTGTCACCCTCGGCATGTTCATCATCGGTAAGTGCCCAGGAACCACAATCAGGCACCAACTAAGCACCCCATCAGATGAAATCGAATACCCTCCGCCCCGTCCTCCATCAACCAACGTCTTAGGAGGCGCCGGCTCCTACTCCGCCCTCGGCGCCCGCCTCTTCTCTCCAGCTCCGGACCTCTCCCGCACCGTGGGCTGGATCGTCGATCAGGGCTCCGACTTCCCCCAGGCCATCACCGATCTCATCACCGGCTGGTCCACCTCGGCCGTCTTCCGCCATGACCCCACCCGGCTCACCACCCGCGGCTGGAACGGCTACGTCGGCTCCTCGGAGCGCCGCGAATTCAAGTACACCACTCCCAAGAAACGACTGACGGCCGCCGACCTGGTCGGAACCCCCTTGTTGAAGGCTAAAGCCGTGCACATGGTCTGCAGTCCCAACCGCTGCAAagagttggtggaggagatcaTCACCCTTCGCAAGCGCGAAGCCCgacttgctgctgctgccgcctccaacaagaacaacaacaataacgacaacgacgacgattgcgacgatgttgatgacgacACCAACGACCCCAACGCCTACACCCGCCCCTTAATCATCTGGGAACCAGTCCCCGATCTCTGCACCCCCTTCGAGTTACTAAACTGCACCAACGCCCTCCCACTGGTCGACATCTGCAGCCCCAACCACGCCGAGCTAGCCGGGTTCATGGGCACCGACGGCCTCGACCCGGAAACGGGCGAGATCAGCGTCGAGCAAGTAGAGCGCAACTGCGAACAGCTGCTGGCCAGCATGCCGCTGACGACGTACACGCTGGTGGTCAGGGCCGGGGAGAAGGGCTGCTATGTTGCCAAGAATGGGGGGCGAAGGAGGAAACAGCCACCTatgaaaaggggaaagaagaagaagatgaaggtaGGGCTGGACGCCCGAAACTTCCACGGCGGTCTACAGCACGACACAGACATGATGTCTCTCTTTGCCGGACTTTTGCAAGATATGGAAGACCGGAACAACGAGGATGACCCGTTCGGTCGTTTCGATGTCGAGGAGGGGATCGAGGTCGATTCGGGGATCGAGAGGTGGCTGCCCGCTTACCACACGGACGCCACAAAGGTCGTCGATCCCACGGGAGGTGGGAACACGTTCCTGGGTGGGTTGGCGGTGGCGTTGGCGAGGGGAAAGAGCATCGAGGAGGCGTGTGCGTGGGGCAGCGTGGCAGCAAGTTTTGCCATTGAGCAGGTGGGAGTACCGGAGCTGGGGATGGATGTGGAGGGGAGAGAGACGTGGAATGGGGagagggtggaggagaggttgAGTGGGTATCTGGAGAGGGTCGGATTGTTGTGA